A window of the Pedobacter frigiditerrae genome harbors these coding sequences:
- the ispF gene encoding 2-C-methyl-D-erythritol 2,4-cyclodiphosphate synthase translates to MKIKVGFGFDVHQLKDNHPFFVGGVNLEHHKGAFGHSDADVLLHAICDALLGASNLRDIGFHFKNTDPQWKGISSIVLLKETVKLIREKGWEIGNIDAMLCLEAPKINPHIPQMQENIAKAIDISIEDISIKATTNEQMGFVGREEGVVAYAVCLIEKKLL, encoded by the coding sequence ATGAAGATTAAGGTAGGGTTTGGTTTCGATGTTCACCAATTAAAAGACAATCACCCATTTTTTGTTGGCGGTGTAAATTTAGAACATCATAAAGGAGCTTTTGGGCATTCTGATGCAGATGTTTTATTACATGCCATTTGCGATGCGCTTTTGGGTGCGTCAAATTTGCGGGACATTGGTTTTCATTTCAAAAACACAGATCCGCAATGGAAAGGAATTAGCAGTATCGTATTGCTAAAAGAGACCGTAAAATTGATCAGAGAAAAGGGTTGGGAAATTGGAAATATTGATGCGATGCTATGCCTAGAGGCACCAAAAATTAATCCCCATATTCCTCAAATGCAAGAAAATATTGCCAAAGCTATTGATATCTCTATTGAAGATATTTCAATAAAAGCGACAACTAATGAGCAAATGGGTTTTGTTGGTAGGGAGGAAGGTGTGGTAGCTTACGCAGTTTGTTTGATAGAGAAGAAGCTTCTATAA
- a CDS encoding pirin family protein: MKVKQVSAVLSPAAPHMVGDGFRVHNFFPSGYKLNMSPFYMLDYNAKIEFSARNEPRGVGVHPHRGFETVTIAYHGAVAHHDSAGNSGIIYPGDVQWMTAASGILHKEYHEENFSKKGGLFQMVQLWVNLPAKDKMSKPKYQGITQSDIQKFVLPENGGTIEVIAGDYNGTKGSVSTFTPIEMYNARLNHGSKVDFNFPANFNTGFVIIEGSVKVNGLEIAKTDQFIHFKNDGENIELEALENCVILILSGEPIDEPIVAYGPFLMNKPEEIQQALADYNEGKFGYLE; this comes from the coding sequence ATGAAAGTAAAACAAGTTTCGGCAGTACTAAGTCCTGCTGCACCACACATGGTTGGCGATGGATTTAGAGTTCACAATTTTTTTCCTAGCGGATACAAATTGAACATGAGCCCATTTTATATGCTTGATTACAATGCGAAGATTGAATTTTCCGCTCGTAACGAACCTCGTGGTGTTGGTGTTCATCCACATCGTGGATTTGAAACTGTAACCATTGCCTATCACGGCGCTGTTGCTCATCATGATAGTGCTGGCAATAGTGGTATTATTTACCCTGGTGATGTACAGTGGATGACTGCTGCGAGTGGCATTTTACATAAAGAATATCACGAAGAGAATTTCAGCAAAAAAGGAGGTTTATTTCAAATGGTACAACTTTGGGTAAACCTTCCTGCTAAGGATAAAATGAGTAAGCCGAAATATCAAGGTATTACACAAAGTGATATTCAAAAATTTGTTTTGCCTGAAAATGGTGGCACAATTGAAGTTATTGCTGGAGATTATAATGGCACAAAAGGTAGTGTTTCTACCTTTACGCCAATTGAAATGTATAATGCCAGACTTAATCATGGTTCAAAAGTTGATTTTAATTTCCCTGCTAATTTTAACACTGGTTTTGTAATTATTGAAGGAAGCGTGAAAGTAAATGGTCTTGAAATCGCTAAAACAGACCAATTTATTCATTTTAAAAATGATGGCGAAAACATTGAATTAGAAGCTTTAGAAAACTGTGTGATTCTGATTCTGAGTGGCGAACCAATTGACGAACCAATTGTTGCTTATGGCCCTTTCTTAATGAACAAACCAGAAGAGATCCAACAAGCATTAGCAGATTACAATGAAGGGAAATTTGGGTATCTAGAGTAA
- a CDS encoding YceI family protein, producing MATTKWALDPTHSELQFKVKHLMITTVTGSLKSFSADLTSEGDEFTNADISFKGELSSLDTGNTDRDNHLKSADFFDAEQFPSIEFKSTAVDKDGDDYKVTGDLTIKGTTKPVKLTAEFGGIATDPWGQTKAGFTLSGKLNRSDFGLTWNAALETGGVMVSEEVKILGELQFVKQA from the coding sequence ATGGCAACTACTAAATGGGCATTAGACCCAACCCACAGCGAATTACAATTTAAAGTAAAACATTTAATGATCACTACAGTTACTGGTAGCTTGAAATCTTTTTCGGCCGACTTAACTTCTGAAGGTGATGAGTTTACAAATGCAGACATTTCTTTTAAAGGAGAACTTAGTTCTTTAGACACTGGAAATACTGATCGTGATAACCACTTAAAAAGTGCTGACTTTTTTGATGCAGAACAATTTCCAAGTATCGAATTCAAATCAACTGCTGTTGATAAAGATGGTGATGATTACAAAGTAACTGGAGATTTAACCATTAAAGGAACAACTAAACCAGTAAAATTAACCGCAGAATTTGGTGGTATTGCAACCGATCCTTGGGGACAAACTAAAGCTGGATTTACTTTAAGCGGAAAATTAAATCGTTCTGACTTCGGTTTAACCTGGAATGCAGCATTAGAAACTGGCGGTGTAATGGTAAGTGAAGAAGTTAAAATTTTAGGCGAATTACAGTTTGTAAAACAAGCTTAG
- a CDS encoding Crp/Fnr family transcriptional regulator has product MLDKFAAYLKKRLTLTDEQATEAVSCLKTKTIKKGQVLLSAGDLKSEAYFVNSGLLRYFSIDEKGKEHIIQFAPEDWMLSDRDTTVFNEPSVFYIDAIEDTEVVVVKRDFFPAIKHIVPEILELNILMLHNSIRFMQKRLNMLLSATAEERYLDFIKLYPNLTLRVPQWMIASYLGITPESLSRVRKDLAKKHFR; this is encoded by the coding sequence ATGCTCGACAAATTTGCAGCCTACCTTAAAAAAAGATTAACCCTTACCGATGAACAGGCAACTGAAGCAGTAAGCTGTTTAAAAACAAAAACCATTAAAAAAGGTCAAGTTCTTTTAAGTGCTGGCGATTTAAAATCAGAAGCATACTTTGTCAATAGTGGTTTGTTAAGGTATTTTTCAATTGATGAAAAAGGCAAAGAGCACATCATACAATTTGCCCCAGAAGATTGGATGTTATCAGACAGAGACACCACGGTTTTTAATGAGCCTTCGGTATTTTATATAGATGCAATTGAAGATACAGAAGTTGTTGTTGTAAAACGGGATTTCTTTCCAGCTATTAAACATATCGTTCCGGAAATATTAGAGCTGAACATTTTAATGTTGCATAATTCTATCCGTTTCATGCAAAAAAGATTAAATATGTTATTATCAGCAACTGCTGAAGAAAGGTATTTAGATTTTATTAAACTCTATCCAAATCTTACTTTACGCGTACCGCAATGGATGATAGCCTCTTATTTAGGCATCACGCCAGAATCTTTGAGTAGAGTACGTAAAGACTTGGCTAAGAAACACTTTAGGTAG
- a CDS encoding FeoB-associated Cys-rich membrane protein, with amino-acid sequence MDIQFILMIIIFLAALFYVGRMIYRSVSPKSDGCASGCGKCAANFDNIPQPKK; translated from the coding sequence ATGGATATCCAGTTCATCTTAATGATTATCATTTTCCTAGCCGCATTATTTTATGTAGGCCGAATGATTTATCGTTCTGTTTCTCCAAAAAGTGATGGGTGCGCTTCTGGCTGTGGTAAATGTGCAGCAAACTTTGATAACATTCCTCAGCCCAAGAAATAA
- a CDS encoding glutamine amidotransferase-related protein, with amino-acid sequence MSEKNNIKVAVIDMNNGNPNQGMRGIQEILQNYRDKNQLNLTLDIFDIRTKGEVPDLNYDIYISSGGPGSPFDGEQEKWERDFFNLLDDIESFNTENEHKKYVFLICHSFQLACRKYGLGTVTKRKSNAFGIFPISITDNGELETVFDGLHNPFYSVDSRDWQVIQPDEADFIAKGAKILAIEKERPHVDLERCIMAIRFSEQIIGTQFHPEADPVGMKMYLLQDEKKAAIIANHGEDKYFDMLNSLDDPDRITLTQSVILPNFLNEAIHTLQEA; translated from the coding sequence ATGAGCGAGAAAAATAACATCAAAGTAGCCGTTATAGACATGAACAATGGCAATCCCAATCAGGGCATGAGAGGGATACAGGAAATTCTACAAAACTACCGTGATAAAAACCAGTTAAACTTAACATTAGATATTTTTGATATACGCACAAAGGGCGAAGTGCCAGATTTAAACTACGATATTTATATCTCTAGTGGTGGCCCAGGTAGTCCTTTTGATGGTGAGCAAGAAAAGTGGGAAAGAGACTTTTTCAATTTATTAGATGATATTGAATCATTTAACACTGAAAACGAACATAAAAAATATGTCTTCTTAATTTGTCATTCTTTCCAATTGGCTTGTAGGAAGTATGGTTTGGGAACAGTAACTAAAAGAAAATCAAATGCTTTCGGAATTTTCCCTATAAGTATAACTGATAATGGAGAACTGGAAACTGTCTTTGATGGTCTACACAATCCATTTTACTCAGTCGACAGTAGAGATTGGCAAGTGATACAACCTGACGAAGCAGATTTTATTGCCAAAGGGGCAAAGATTTTGGCGATAGAAAAAGAACGCCCGCACGTTGATTTAGAACGTTGTATCATGGCTATTCGTTTTTCTGAGCAAATCATTGGCACGCAATTTCATCCAGAAGCTGATCCTGTGGGGATGAAAATGTACTTGTTGCAAGACGAAAAGAAAGCAGCCATTATTGCAAATCATGGAGAAGACAAATACTTTGATATGTTAAACAGCTTGGATGATCCAGATAGAATTACACTAACACAAAGTGTGATTTTACCTAATTTCTTAAACGAGGCCATTCATACTTTACAAGAAGCGTAA
- a CDS encoding carboxylate-amine ligase, translated as MMNEFTLGIEEEYMVVDPVTRELTSHDQKIVESAQKIHKDQVKAEMHQAVVEVGTGICHNTEQARKEISQLRYTVSQLAGEQGLRIGAAGTHPFSHWEKQLITEHPRYSEIVNELQEAARSNLIFGLHVHVGFQSRELAIHIANQVRYFLPHVFALSTNSPFWESRNTGYKSFRTKVFDKFPRTGIPDIFNSIEDYDNYVKLLIKTNCMDNAKKIWWDIRVHPFFDTVEFRICDCPMLIDETMAFTALFQALCAKLYKLRLQNMEFISYSRALINENKWRAARYGIDGNLIDFGKEMEVNCRNLILELLDFVDDVVDDLGSRNDINYVHKILENGTGADRQLAVYQKTGNFESVVDYITTQTLIGAG; from the coding sequence ATGATGAATGAATTTACGCTCGGCATAGAGGAAGAGTACATGGTAGTTGATCCCGTTACCAGAGAACTGACCTCACACGATCAAAAAATTGTAGAATCTGCACAAAAAATCCATAAGGATCAAGTTAAGGCAGAAATGCACCAAGCTGTAGTTGAAGTTGGAACTGGTATTTGCCACAACACCGAACAAGCTAGAAAAGAAATCTCGCAATTGCGATATACCGTTTCTCAATTAGCAGGAGAACAGGGTTTACGTATTGGTGCTGCTGGCACCCATCCATTTTCTCATTGGGAAAAACAACTGATTACAGAACATCCGCGTTATAGCGAAATTGTAAACGAATTACAGGAGGCTGCTCGTTCGAACTTAATTTTTGGCTTGCACGTTCATGTTGGTTTTCAATCTCGTGAATTGGCAATTCACATTGCTAATCAGGTAAGATATTTCTTGCCTCACGTTTTTGCACTTTCTACCAATTCTCCATTCTGGGAAAGTAGAAATACAGGTTATAAATCGTTTAGAACAAAGGTTTTTGACAAATTCCCTAGAACCGGTATTCCTGATATTTTCAATAGCATTGAAGATTATGATAACTATGTAAAGTTGTTAATCAAGACAAACTGTATGGATAACGCCAAAAAAATCTGGTGGGATATTCGTGTCCATCCATTTTTTGATACAGTAGAATTCCGCATTTGCGATTGCCCAATGTTAATTGATGAAACGATGGCCTTTACAGCTTTGTTCCAAGCATTATGCGCAAAACTGTATAAACTTCGTTTACAGAATATGGAGTTTATCAGCTATTCAAGGGCATTAATCAATGAAAATAAATGGAGAGCTGCCCGTTATGGAATTGATGGAAATTTAATCGATTTCGGAAAAGAAATGGAAGTAAATTGCCGCAATCTGATTTTAGAATTACTTGATTTTGTAGATGACGTGGTTGATGATTTGGGTAGTAGAAACGACATCAACTATGTTCATAAAATTTTAGAAAACGGCACTGGGGCAGATAGGCAATTGGCAGTTTATCAGAAAACTGGTAACTTTGAATCGGTTGTAGACTACATTACAACACAAACGTTAATAGGTGCAGGATAA
- a CDS encoding esterase family protein, translating into MKEELKEWYSPNLNMDIKTLIFGHSGYPILLFPTSMGSYYENKDFKLIDAISGFINDGKVKVYCPDGIDKLSWYNKGVHPADRVKNHIWYDKFLLEELVPLAKHETGHHKVITAGCSFGGYHAANFAFRHPWTVSHMFSMSGAFDISGQLDGFYNDETYFNNPVDFVPNDMNQELWHMKIVLGTSDRDMCKGDNERLSEILNRKGINHWLDVRQNADHDWPTWRQMFPEYLAQI; encoded by the coding sequence GTGAAAGAAGAACTAAAAGAATGGTATAGTCCAAACCTAAACATGGATATTAAAACCCTAATTTTTGGGCACAGCGGATATCCTATCCTACTTTTCCCAACAAGTATGGGAAGTTATTACGAAAACAAAGACTTTAAATTAATCGATGCCATTTCTGGTTTTATCAATGATGGAAAGGTTAAGGTTTATTGTCCAGATGGGATTGATAAACTAAGCTGGTATAACAAAGGAGTTCATCCGGCAGACCGTGTTAAAAATCATATTTGGTATGATAAATTTTTGCTGGAAGAACTTGTTCCATTGGCAAAACACGAAACTGGCCATCATAAAGTTATTACAGCTGGATGTAGTTTTGGAGGTTATCATGCCGCAAATTTTGCTTTCCGCCACCCGTGGACAGTGAGCCACATGTTTAGCATGAGTGGTGCATTTGATATTTCTGGTCAACTAGATGGTTTTTATAACGATGAAACCTACTTTAACAACCCTGTAGATTTTGTACCAAATGACATGAACCAAGAACTTTGGCACATGAAAATTGTTCTAGGTACATCAGATAGAGACATGTGCAAAGGAGACAACGAGAGATTATCTGAAATTTTAAACAGAAAAGGCATCAATCACTGGTTAGATGTAAGGCAAAACGCCGACCATGATTGGCCAACTTGGCGACAAATGTTTCCAGAATACTTAGCACAAATTTAA
- a CDS encoding alpha/beta hydrolase — protein sequence MYTTLLLPSVIKTTLQLKSVYLKREVELEIFSPDNLLGNERVNLLLVNDGQDLAQMKMEETLTSLYQRWCIEPTVVIGIKASDERILEYGIAGKPDFKKRGSKAQAYTDFIIKELMPFVQSEVDVTINGKRAFAGFSLGGITAFDIAWNNDNYFDAVGVFSGSFWWRKKDLNAGYTDDDRIVHEMIRDTKTNPAVKFWLMTGTNDELADRNHNFIIDSIDDTIDVVKELMKKGYQRPQDIFYYEMVGGKHDVPTWAKAMPKFLEWAFPKTRI from the coding sequence ATGTACACCACACTATTATTACCTTCAGTTATTAAAACGACCCTTCAGCTAAAATCAGTTTACTTAAAAAGAGAAGTAGAATTAGAAATTTTCAGTCCTGATAATTTATTGGGAAACGAGCGTGTTAACCTTTTGTTAGTAAACGATGGGCAAGATTTGGCGCAAATGAAAATGGAGGAAACATTAACATCTCTGTATCAAAGATGGTGTATTGAACCAACTGTAGTTATAGGTATTAAGGCTAGTGATGAAAGAATTTTAGAATATGGCATCGCAGGAAAACCAGATTTTAAAAAAAGAGGTTCAAAAGCACAAGCATACACGGATTTTATTATCAAGGAGTTAATGCCTTTTGTGCAGAGCGAAGTTGATGTAACCATTAATGGTAAACGTGCCTTTGCTGGCTTTTCTTTAGGCGGAATTACCGCATTTGATATTGCATGGAACAACGATAATTATTTTGATGCGGTTGGTGTTTTCTCTGGTTCTTTTTGGTGGAGGAAAAAAGATTTAAATGCTGGTTATACTGATGATGACCGTATTGTTCATGAAATGATTCGCGATACTAAAACAAATCCGGCTGTTAAATTTTGGTTAATGACAGGTACAAATGATGAACTGGCAGACCGTAACCACAACTTTATTATAGATTCTATTGACGACACGATAGATGTAGTTAAGGAATTAATGAAAAAAGGATATCAGAGACCGCAAGATATTTTCTATTACGAGATGGTTGGAGGCAAACACGATGTGCCAACTTGGGCTAAAGCAATGCCGAAGTTCTTGGAATGGGCATTTCCTAAAACGAGAATTTAA
- a CDS encoding nuclear transport factor 2 family protein → MKKLLPFLFLSFFAFTLNAQDKTVPQKEVEQTIVKFFDALSAFDFDKMRYYTKDIEFIEYGEVWNLDVLIGRVKPMVSTGVKRTNTLKFTKTVIKGNTAWVIYYNTADFEESGKVDKVKWLESVVMVKEEGRWKMTLLHSTLLKGKK, encoded by the coding sequence ATGAAAAAATTATTACCCTTTTTATTTCTTTCATTCTTTGCGTTTACTCTAAATGCACAGGATAAAACTGTTCCGCAAAAGGAAGTTGAGCAAACCATAGTTAAATTTTTCGACGCTTTATCTGCTTTTGATTTTGATAAAATGAGGTATTACACAAAAGATATTGAGTTTATAGAATATGGAGAAGTGTGGAATTTAGATGTGTTAATTGGGAGAGTTAAACCAATGGTTAGCACTGGCGTAAAAAGAACAAATACTTTAAAATTTACCAAAACAGTAATAAAGGGAAATACAGCTTGGGTTATTTACTATAATACTGCTGATTTTGAGGAGAGCGGTAAAGTTGACAAAGTTAAATGGCTTGAAAGTGTGGTGATGGTTAAAGAAGAAGGAAGATGGAAAATGACTCTTTTACATTCTACTTTATTGAAAGGAAAAAAATAG
- a CDS encoding ion transporter, producing the protein MREKINQIIFGHDTKSSKLFDIILLWVILISVVIVVLESVPSLNGRFANFFFYAEWTITILFTIEYLLRIWSSKTPFRYIFSFWGLVDLLSILPTYLELINFGFHYLLAIRIFRLLRVFRILKLVRFNREAQKLLLAMKGSGYKIAVFLMVVISIMVILGTLMYVIEGGENGFTSIPQSIYWAIVTVTTVGFGDIVPQTVLGKFLSSIAMIMGYAIIAVPTGIISVELAKNKSEDKVCEVCKHDNPDDAHYCNQCGLKF; encoded by the coding sequence ATGAGAGAAAAAATAAACCAGATTATTTTTGGACATGATACCAAATCAAGCAAGTTGTTTGATATTATTCTTTTATGGGTAATTCTAATTAGTGTTGTAATTGTTGTTTTAGAAAGTGTACCCTCACTAAACGGAAGATTTGCCAATTTCTTTTTCTATGCCGAATGGACAATCACTATATTATTTACTATTGAATATTTATTAAGGATTTGGAGTAGTAAAACACCTTTCAGATATATTTTTAGTTTTTGGGGTTTAGTAGATTTGCTTTCTATTTTGCCAACTTATTTAGAGCTAATTAACTTTGGTTTCCATTATTTATTGGCCATTAGAATATTTAGGTTGTTAAGGGTGTTTAGAATATTAAAACTAGTTAGATTTAATAGAGAAGCCCAAAAATTGCTTTTAGCGATGAAAGGAAGCGGTTATAAAATCGCCGTCTTTTTAATGGTGGTTATTTCTATTATGGTAATTCTAGGCACTTTAATGTACGTTATTGAAGGCGGCGAAAATGGATTTACCAGTATACCGCAAAGTATTTATTGGGCAATTGTTACCGTAACAACTGTTGGCTTTGGCGATATTGTTCCGCAAACGGTTCTTGGCAAATTTCTCTCATCCATAGCCATGATTATGGGTTATGCCATAATTGCCGTACCTACTGGAATTATTTCTGTTGAATTGGCTAAAAATAAATCAGAGGATAAGGTTTGTGAAGTTTGCAAACATGATAATCCTGATGATGCACATTATTGTAATCAGTGTGGATTGAAGTTTTAG
- a CDS encoding Crp/Fnr family transcriptional regulator, with protein MQEIDVVAFAFSQFAKMDAQEFEHSKPHWKLKQYKKGEFYNQHRTVCKFLGFIIEGVFRSYVVDEKSGEEKNVFLYSGNQFVVTFKSFINQMPCDYHTQAMTDATVVYIHIDDLLKLYQQSHQWETFGRLLAQEAFNIAMDRTESFFFKTPEQRYLDLIKYHPQIFNSIPLYHISSYLGIQGPSLSRIRKRLTGK; from the coding sequence ATGCAAGAAATAGACGTTGTTGCTTTCGCCTTCTCTCAATTTGCCAAAATGGATGCTCAAGAATTTGAACATTCTAAGCCACATTGGAAACTAAAACAATATAAAAAAGGAGAGTTTTATAATCAGCATAGAACCGTTTGTAAGTTTTTAGGATTTATTATTGAAGGTGTATTTCGCTCTTATGTTGTGGATGAAAAAAGTGGCGAAGAGAAAAATGTCTTTCTTTATTCTGGAAATCAGTTTGTAGTTACTTTTAAGAGTTTCATTAATCAAATGCCTTGCGATTACCATACGCAAGCGATGACAGATGCAACGGTTGTTTATATCCATATAGATGATTTATTGAAGCTCTATCAGCAATCGCATCAATGGGAAACTTTTGGTAGGTTGCTGGCTCAGGAAGCTTTTAACATTGCAATGGACAGAACAGAAAGTTTCTTTTTTAAAACACCCGAGCAACGTTATCTCGATTTAATTAAATACCATCCACAAATTTTTAATAGCATTCCGCTTTATCATATTTCTTCTTATTTAGGTATTCAAGGACCGTCTTTAAGTAGGATAAGAAAAAGATTAACAGGTAAATGA
- a CDS encoding alpha/beta hydrolase, whose protein sequence is MKTLNLKSKTIVLVHGLFVNNLSWEGWKAFFEAKGYTVYNPANPSHSGNPADLRTNIDLNLTKVNFVDVVENLVKFIDALPEKPILIGHSLGGLTVQKLMDLGKGEAGVMIDGAPPMGVIPFEFSFWKSNFTVVNPFKGNSVFMPTKEWFHYTFGNTLSRVESDKVFDEIAVPESRAIAWGTLKSYAKVDFKKAHQPLLFIAGEKDNIMPASLNKRNFKAYKNADSITDFKMFEGRGHYICGDENWEEVATYVYNWISK, encoded by the coding sequence ATGAAAACTTTAAATCTAAAATCAAAAACAATCGTATTAGTACATGGTCTATTTGTAAACAACTTAAGCTGGGAAGGTTGGAAAGCTTTCTTCGAAGCAAAAGGTTATACAGTTTACAATCCAGCAAACCCATCTCACTCAGGTAATCCTGCAGACTTAAGAACCAACATCGACCTAAATTTAACCAAGGTGAACTTTGTAGATGTTGTAGAAAACCTAGTAAAATTTATTGATGCCTTACCAGAAAAACCAATCCTTATCGGTCATTCATTAGGAGGTTTAACCGTTCAGAAATTAATGGATTTAGGTAAAGGCGAAGCTGGTGTAATGATAGATGGTGCTCCCCCAATGGGTGTTATTCCTTTCGAGTTTAGTTTTTGGAAATCTAATTTCACAGTAGTTAATCCATTTAAAGGCAACTCTGTTTTTATGCCTACTAAGGAATGGTTTCATTATACTTTTGGTAATACTTTGTCAAGAGTAGAATCAGATAAAGTGTTTGATGAAATTGCAGTGCCAGAAAGTAGGGCAATTGCTTGGGGAACTTTAAAAAGTTATGCTAAAGTAGATTTCAAAAAAGCGCATCAACCTTTGTTGTTTATTGCAGGCGAAAAAGACAACATTATGCCTGCGAGCTTAAACAAAAGAAATTTTAAAGCTTACAAAAATGCAGATAGTATCACAGACTTTAAAATGTTCGAAGGTAGAGGTCACTACATTTGTGGTGATGAAAACTGGGAAGAAGTAGCTACTTACGTTTACAATTGGATTAGTAAATAG